A single window of Anomaloglossus baeobatrachus isolate aAnoBae1 chromosome 9, aAnoBae1.hap1, whole genome shotgun sequence DNA harbors:
- the LOC142251737 gene encoding olfactory receptor 5B21-like: MFRNSSNQTLMAYFIIKGISDVPELQAPIFLLVLLIYLITFGGNVTMFLLICFDRHLHTPMYFFLGNLSIVDFSSTTITLHKVLLIFITGDNMVSYMACLIQMYVFASLIGHELLILAAMSFDRYVAVCNPLRYHTVMNHRVCGLLCSCCYLIGFAQVLAPVVIFSGFSCYTSNEVNHFFCDILPLMKITCNDTSILEMVVFIQGLFIITLLPFVLTLIPYIFIILAILKISSGRGKKKAFYTCSSHLTVVTLLYVTFISQYLTPTSYGSINTKKLFSLFNTAAVPMLNPLIYSLKNRDVKSAMRRRLAFCKSMT; encoded by the coding sequence ATGTTTCGGAATTCTTCAAACCAGACGTTGATGGCGTACTTCATCATTAAAGGGATCTCGGATGTCCCAGAGCTCCAGGCACCAATCTTTCTTCTGGTTCTTCTCATTTACCTCATCACATTTGGGGGCAATGTGACCATGTTTCTATTGATCTGCTTTGACCGCCATCTTCACACCCCCATGTATTTCTTCCTGGGTAATCTGTCCATCGTGGATTTTTCCTCTACCACCATCACTTTACATAAGGTCCTTCTCATATTCATAACTGGTGACAACATGGTCTCCTATATGGCATGTTTAATCCAGATGTATGTTTTTGCTTCTTTAATTGGTCATGAACTATTAATTTTGGCCGCTATGAGCTTTGATAGATATGTGGCCGTCTGTAACCCTCTACGTTATCACACTGTTATGAACCATAGGGTTTGTGGTTTGCTATGTTCTTGCTGCTACTTGATAGGATTTGCCCAAGTCCTTGCCCCTGTTGTCATCTTCTCAGGTTTCTCATGCTATACATCCAATGAGGTCAACCACTTCTTCTGTGATATCTTACCTTTGATGAAAATTACTTGTAACGACACGTCCATCTTGGAGATGGTGGTCTTCATCCAAGGACTTTTCATTATTACTCTCCTGCCTTTTGTCCTCACATTGATCCcctatatttttattatattggCCATCTTGAAGATTAGTTCTGGAAGAGGAAAGAAAAAAGCCTTTTACACTTGTTCCTCCCATCTTACAGTGGTCACCCTTCTCTACGTGACGTTTATCTCTCAGTACTTGACGCCCACCTCATATGGGTCAATAAACACCAAGAAGCTCTTCTCGCTTTTTAACACAGCCGCTGTCCCCATGTTGAACCCATTGATCTATAGCTTGAAGAATAGAGATGTTAAGTCAGCAATGAGAAGGAGGTTGGCATTCTGTAAATCTATGACCTAA
- the LOC142251739 gene encoding olfactory receptor 8G17-like, translating to MYVNESSFQYFIIKGISDVPELQITIFILVLVIYLITVGGNMVVLIVICMDSHLHSPMYFFLANLSIVDMASTTTSLHKILISFITGDKTVSFIGCMAQSFMAGSFTVHELFILAAMSYDRYVAICKPLNYHRVMNHRTCVLLASSCWTLGFLFISPLVGIFSSFSCYTSNEINHFLCDIVPLLNITCSNTSILDLLFLIEGLFFFTIVPFILTFAPYIFIIVAILKMQTSNGRHKAFYTCSSHLTVVILLYTLLISQYLVPNSSSNFDSKKLYSLCNMAAVPLLNPIIYSFNNKDVKAALRRRFGRRV from the coding sequence ATGTATGTGAATGAGTCCTCTTTTCAATATTTCATTATTAAAGGGATTTCGGATGTTCCGGAACTACAAATTACAATATTCATCCTAGTGTTAGTGATTTATCTGATCACCGTCGGAGGCAATATGGTGGTTCTCATCGTAATCTGCATGGACTCTCATCTACATTCGCCCATGTACTTCTTCTTAGCTAACTTGTCCATCGTAGACATGGCATCGACCACCACCAGTCTGCACAAGATCCTTATAAGTTTCATTACCGGAGATAAGACTGTCTCATTTATTGGGTGCATGGCACAGTCCTTCATGGCTGGGTCCTTCACGGTCCATGAGTTGTTTATATTGGCAGCCATGAGCTACGATCGCTATGTGGCCATCTGTAAACCTCTAAACTATCATCGGGTTATGAACCATCGGACGTGTGTTCTGTTGGCTTCTTCATGCTGGACCTTGGGCTTTCTCTTTATCAGTCCTCTTGTTGGGATATTTTCCAGTTTTTCATGCTATACATCCAATGAAATCAACCACTTCCTCTGCGATATTGTCCCGTTGTTGAACATCACGTGCAGTAATACCTCAATTTTGGACCTCTTATTCCTCATTGAAGGGTTGTTCTTTTTTACTATTGTCCCATTCATTTTAACATTTGCTCCTTATATTTTTATAATAGTTGCAATATTGAAGATGCAGACCAGCAATGGTAGACATAAGGCCTTCTACACGTGCTCCTCGCACCTCACCGTGGTCATCCTTCTCTACACGCTTCTGATTAGTCAGTATTTGGTGCCAAACTCATCAAGCAACTTTGACTCCAAGAAACTCTACTCTCTATGTAATATGGCTGCCGTACCTTTACTAAACCCAATAATTTATAGCTTTAACAATAAAGATGTAAAGGCGGCTCTAAGGAGAAGGTTTGGACGAAGGGTATGA